Proteins encoded within one genomic window of Geotalea daltonii FRC-32:
- the cooS gene encoding anaerobic carbon-monoxide dehydrogenase catalytic subunit has protein sequence MDVAYEGHDKRSADPAAVEMLRIADREGYATIWERYEKQQPQCSYGQLGTCCRICSMGPCRIDPFGDGPTHGVCGATADTIVARNLARMAAVGSSSHSDHGRKVALLLKAVADGSNTDYQISDEKKLLAVATRLHIPITGRSLPGVAADVAAVALDCFGNQGEEPLVFMEKYMPAKRFQRLKGLEETLYKTTGAKTGLLPRAIDREAVDILHRTHFGCDHDPLSLVAQSIRCSLSDGWGGSLIATELQDILLGSPTIRPVKANLGVLEAESVNVVVHGHEPILSAKVGEMAQSEECRRAAEAIGAKRVNVVGLCCTGNEVLLRQGVGMAGNESHSELAIMTGAVDAMVVDVQCIYPALADLSSCFHTKFITTSEQAKIPGALHIQFEEQHADAIATRIIKTAIAAFPNRNKARVHIPQHSSTAIVGFTVEEILKALGGTPQPLVDLIVNGTIKGVAGIVGCNNVKVQQDFFHRVLTTELIKRDILVIGTGCWAIAAAKSGLMDLPAQDLAGSGLKAVCKQLGIPPVLHMGSCVDCSRMLNLAGAIADHLAVDISDLPLVGSAPEWTTEKAVAIGSYFVGSGIPVHLWPLPPILGGPEVTRILTQDARDLLGGWFFVEEDPVATADQMEKIIMERRGALGI, from the coding sequence ATGGACGTGGCATACGAGGGTCATGACAAGCGCAGCGCTGATCCGGCAGCCGTGGAGATGCTGCGGATTGCCGACCGGGAGGGGTATGCAACAATTTGGGAACGCTATGAAAAACAGCAGCCCCAGTGCAGCTACGGCCAGTTGGGAACCTGCTGCCGGATCTGCTCCATGGGGCCCTGCCGGATCGACCCCTTTGGCGATGGTCCGACCCATGGCGTCTGCGGGGCTACCGCCGATACTATCGTGGCTCGTAACCTGGCGCGCATGGCTGCCGTCGGCTCTTCTTCCCATTCCGACCATGGCCGTAAGGTGGCCCTGCTGCTCAAGGCAGTGGCAGACGGCAGCAATACTGATTACCAGATCAGCGATGAAAAGAAACTATTGGCCGTGGCAACCCGCCTCCACATCCCCATCACCGGTCGCTCATTACCAGGGGTGGCTGCCGATGTGGCGGCTGTCGCCCTTGACTGTTTCGGCAATCAAGGCGAAGAGCCGCTGGTTTTCATGGAAAAGTATATGCCCGCCAAACGATTCCAGCGTCTGAAGGGGCTGGAGGAGACTCTTTACAAAACTACCGGGGCCAAGACCGGCCTTCTGCCCAGGGCTATTGATCGCGAGGCGGTGGATATCCTGCATCGTACCCACTTCGGCTGTGATCACGATCCTCTTTCCCTGGTGGCGCAGTCCATAAGGTGCTCCCTGTCCGACGGCTGGGGCGGTTCACTCATTGCCACCGAGCTGCAGGATATCCTGCTGGGGTCGCCGACAATCAGGCCTGTCAAGGCCAATCTGGGAGTCCTGGAAGCGGAAAGCGTCAATGTCGTTGTCCATGGTCACGAGCCGATCCTGTCGGCCAAGGTGGGGGAGATGGCCCAGTCGGAGGAGTGTCGCCGGGCGGCTGAGGCTATTGGAGCCAAACGGGTAAACGTGGTGGGGCTCTGCTGTACCGGCAACGAGGTATTGCTTCGCCAGGGGGTTGGCATGGCCGGCAACGAATCCCACAGCGAACTTGCTATCATGACTGGGGCGGTGGATGCCATGGTGGTGGACGTCCAGTGCATCTATCCGGCTCTTGCCGATCTCTCTTCCTGCTTTCACACAAAGTTCATTACCACCAGCGAGCAGGCCAAGATCCCCGGCGCCTTGCACATCCAGTTCGAGGAGCAACATGCCGACGCAATTGCCACCCGGATCATCAAGACCGCCATCGCCGCCTTTCCCAATCGCAACAAGGCCAGGGTCCATATCCCACAACACAGCTCCACTGCCATTGTGGGATTTACGGTGGAGGAGATCCTCAAGGCACTGGGGGGCACTCCCCAGCCCCTCGTCGACCTGATCGTCAACGGCACTATCAAGGGGGTCGCGGGGATCGTCGGCTGCAACAACGTGAAGGTGCAACAGGACTTTTTTCACCGGGTATTGACGACGGAACTAATCAAGCGGGACATCCTGGTAATCGGTACCGGCTGCTGGGCCATTGCCGCCGCCAAGTCCGGGCTGATGGACTTGCCTGCCCAGGATCTGGCGGGGTCGGGCCTGAAAGCGGTCTGCAAACAGTTGGGAATTCCGCCGGTGCTGCACATGGGATCGTGTGTGGATTGTTCTCGAATGCTCAACCTGGCCGGGGCCATTGCCGACCATCTCGCGGTGGATATCTCCGACCTGCCGCTGGTAGGTTCGGCACCGGAATGGACCACAGAAAAGGCCGTAGCCATCGGTTCATATTTTGTCGGCTCCGGAATTCCTGTACATCTCTGGCCTCTGCCGCCAATTCTGGGAGGTCCGGAAGTAACCAGAATACTGACCCAGGATGCCAGGGACTTGCTGGGGGGATGGTTTTTCGTGGAAGAGGACCCGGTGGCCACAGCCGATCAGATGGAAAAAATCATCATGGAGCGGCGCGGTGCGCTGGGTATATAG
- a CDS encoding ATP-binding protein produces MCQPQSPGFRVVITGKGGVGKTTLTSCLATVLARNGINVLAVDEDPQINLPNALGVGFEAASRIVPLNRHADYIEEKTGIRPGRSGWGAMFKLNPDVDDVVSRLGLRVAENLNLLVMGTVKQAGGGCLCAENVLLDATIRHLALRGNEAILLDTQAGMEHFGRALAKGFGQCVVVADSSYNALSVASHSAALARQSGIPLVYLVVNRVLPGGARLARFQLESSQLFKDIFDAVIELPAEPQLEALDPHVARIMDYHRSAYTTAVTRLASLLNSPPCTCTADHHHGHSHQHAH; encoded by the coding sequence ATGTGTCAACCGCAATCACCCGGGTTTCGAGTTGTTATCACCGGTAAAGGGGGGGTGGGCAAGACCACTCTCACCTCATGTCTGGCCACTGTCCTTGCCAGGAACGGTATCAATGTCCTGGCGGTGGATGAAGACCCGCAGATCAATCTGCCTAATGCTCTCGGAGTGGGGTTCGAGGCAGCGTCGCGTATTGTGCCACTCAATCGCCATGCCGACTACATCGAGGAAAAGACCGGCATCCGGCCGGGAAGAAGCGGCTGGGGCGCCATGTTCAAGCTGAATCCCGATGTGGACGACGTGGTAAGCCGACTCGGCTTGAGGGTGGCCGAGAATCTCAACCTGCTGGTGATGGGTACGGTCAAACAGGCCGGCGGCGGCTGCCTGTGTGCGGAAAACGTCCTCCTGGATGCCACCATCCGGCACCTTGCCTTGCGGGGCAACGAGGCTATCCTGCTGGATACCCAGGCTGGGATGGAACATTTTGGCCGGGCACTTGCCAAAGGTTTCGGTCAATGCGTGGTGGTGGCAGACAGTTCGTACAATGCCCTGAGTGTGGCCAGCCATTCTGCCGCTCTGGCCCGCCAAAGCGGAATTCCGCTGGTCTACCTGGTGGTAAACCGGGTTCTTCCCGGGGGTGCCCGACTGGCGCGTTTTCAATTGGAAAGCAGCCAACTGTTCAAGGATATTTTCGATGCCGTGATCGAGCTACCGGCCGAACCACAATTGGAGGCACTCGATCCCCATGTGGCAAGAATCATGGACTATCACCGGAGTGCATACACTACCGCCGTGACGCGGCTGGCCTCACTTTTGAATTCGCCTCCCTGCACCTGTACTGCCGACCACCACCATGGCCACAGCCATCAACACGCCCATTAA
- a CDS encoding 4Fe-4S dicluster domain-containing protein produces the protein MKRIFVDYKKCLACKACETACAVEHHPSGNLYAALGDRKTQVNVRVLGIEHEAFPLSCRHCDPADCLNACPSGAICRDPESGAVVLDASLCKACAMCAMVCPFDAISFKQTHRSCYNRDVAYKCDLCNGRIKAGDEPACVAACHSGALVYTENDAARTQRASRSLRSYLLGEEGPPPLLELFRELRRKEFARRRGGL, from the coding sequence ATGAAAAGGATATTCGTGGATTATAAGAAGTGCCTGGCCTGTAAAGCCTGCGAAACCGCCTGTGCCGTGGAACATCATCCATCCGGCAACCTGTATGCCGCCCTGGGTGACCGCAAGACCCAGGTGAACGTTCGGGTGCTGGGTATCGAGCATGAGGCCTTCCCGCTTTCGTGTCGGCATTGTGACCCTGCAGACTGCCTCAATGCCTGTCCTTCCGGCGCCATCTGCCGTGACCCGGAGAGTGGGGCGGTTGTGCTAGATGCCTCACTGTGCAAGGCCTGCGCCATGTGTGCCATGGTTTGTCCTTTCGATGCCATTTCGTTCAAACAGACGCACCGTTCCTGCTATAACCGTGACGTCGCCTACAAATGCGACCTGTGCAACGGACGAATCAAGGCGGGAGACGAACCTGCCTGCGTGGCTGCCTGCCATTCCGGCGCCCTGGTCTATACCGAGAATGATGCAGCCCGGACGCAACGTGCCTCCCGAAGTCTGCGGAGTTACCTGCTGGGAGAAGAAGGCCCTCCCCCATTGCTTGAGCTGTTCCGGGAACTGCGCAGGAAAGAATTTGCCCGGCGTCGTGGAGGGCTATGA